CGATGCATGGGGTGCACCTGCAGCCCCTGCCGACGGTGGCGGCAGTGCCGACTGGCTGACCAGCGCGCCCGCTCCGGCACCGGAGCACTTCAATATTATGGACCCGTTCCATAAGACGCTGATCCCGCTGGATAGCTGGGTCACGCAGGGGATCGACTGGGTTGTCACCCATTTCCGCCCGGTGTTTCAGGGTATTCGTGTCCCGGTGGATTATATCCTCAACGGCTTCCAGCAACTGCTGCTGGGAATGCCTGCGCCGGTAGCGATTATTGTCTTCACCCTGATTGCCTGGCAGATTTCCGGCCTCGGAATGGGCGTTGCCACCCTGGTGTCGCTGATTGCCATTGGCGCGATTGGTGCCTGGTCACAGGCGATGATCACTCTGGCGCTGGTGCTAACTGCCCTGCTGTTCTGCGTGATCCTCGGACTACCGCTGGGGATCTGGCTGGCGCGAAGTCCGCGCGCCTCCAAAATTATTCGCCCGCTGCTGGATGCGATGCAGACCACACCTGCTTTCGTTTATCTGGTGCCTATCGTAATGCTGTTCGGGATTGGCAACGTTCCAGGCGTCGTGGTAACAATTATCTTCGCCCTGCCGCCGATTGTGCGCCTGACTATCCTCGGGATTAATCAGGTTCCGGCCGATCTGATCGAAGCCTCGCGCTCCTTTGGCGCCAGCCCGCGTCAGATGCTGTTTAAAGTACAGCTCCCGCTGGCGATGCCTACCATTATGGCCGGCGTTAATCAGACGCTGATGCTGGCGCTGTCGATGGTGGTAATTGCCTCGATGATCGCCGTCGGCGGTCTGGGTCAAATGGTACTGCGCGGTATTGGCCGTCTCGATATGGGTCTGGCTACCGTGGGCGGCGTCGGGATCGTCATTCTGGCCATCATTCTTGATCGCCTCACGCAGGCCGTTGGACGCGATTCACGCAGCCGTGGCAATCGCCGCTGGTATGCTACTGGTCCGCTGGGCCTCGTCACGCGTCCCTTCATCAAATAGCAATTTTGGCCCGGTCACCGCCGGGCTAACACAACTACACCTCATTAAAAAGGAACAACGATGCGACATAGCACGATTTTAGCCACTGCCCTGGCCACCCTTGTTTCCACCAGCACCTTTGCGGCCGATCTGCCGGGTAAAGGCATTACGGTTCAGCCGATCCAGAGCACCATTTCTGAAGAATCTTTCCAGACGCTGCTGGTCAGCCGCGCGCTGGAAAAACTGGGCTATACCGTCAGCAAGCCAAGTGAAGTCGACTATAACGTTGGCTATACCTCACTTGCCTCCGGCGATGCCACCTTCACCGCCGTTAACTGGCAACCGCTGCATGATGATATGTATGCTGCGGCCGGGGGCGATAAAAAATTCTACCGTGAAGGCGTGTTTGTTACCGGTGCAGCACAGGGATACCTGATCGACAGAAAAACCGCCGAGCAGTACAAAATAACCAATGTGGCGCAGCTTAAAGATCCGAAAATTGCCAAAATTTTTGATACCAACGGCGACGGCAAAGCGGACATGATGGGCTGCTCACCGGGCTGGGGTTGCGAAGCGGTCATTAACCATCAGAACAAAGCGTTCGACCTGGAAAAAACCGTTGATGTGAGCCACGGTAACTACTCTGCAATGATGGCTGACACCATCACTCGCTTTAAAGAAGGCAAACCCATCCTCTATTACACCTGGACGCCATACTGGGTGAGCGATGTTATGAAGCCGGGTAAAGACGTGGTGTGGTTACAGGTTCCATTCTCCTCACTGCCGGGCGAGCAGAAAGATATTGATACTAAACTGCCGAACGGCGCGAACTACGGCTTCCCGGTGAATACCATGCATATTGTGGCCAACAAAGCCTGGGCTGAGAAAAACCCGGCGGCGGCCAAATTGTTCTCATTGATGAAACTGCCGCTGGCGGATATCAATGCGCAAAATGCGATGATGCATGACGGTAAAGCCTCTGAAGCTGAAGTTCAGGGCCATGTTGACGGCTGGATCAAAGCGCACCAGCAGCAGTTCGACGGCTGGATAAAAGAAGCTCTCGCCGCACAGAAGTAATTTTTTTCCCCCTCCCTCCCGGTAACGGGAGGGGATCCCTCAAAACGCACGATCGAACACCTATCTTTTGCCCTTCACGTAAAACCATTCGTTATTATTGGTACGACGACAACAACCAATAGATAATACCAATGAATAAAACACCTCACGGGCTTAGCCCGGCGCTGATTGCTCTGATGTCTCTTGCAACCGGCATGGCTGTCGCCAGTAATTATTATGCTCAGCCGCTGCTGGATACTATTGCCAGAGCGTTTACCCTGACGCCAGGTCAGGCGGGATTTATCGTTACGGCCGCACAGCTGGGCTATGCGGCCGGTCTGCTGTTTCTGGTTCCGCTGGGTGATATGTTTGAGCGACGTAAACTGATCGTCTCAATGACATTGCTTACCGCGCTCGGGTTATTGATTACCGCCAGCAGCCATTCGCTTGCCACCATGCTCCTCGGCACCGCGCTCACCGGGCTGTTCTCGGTTGTCGCACAACTTCTCGTCCCTCTGGCGGCAACCCTCGCCGCGCCGGAGAAGCGCGGTAAAGTGGTCGGCACCATCATGAGCGGCCTGCTGTTGGGCATTCTGCTGGCGCGAACGGTGGCCGGGTTGCTGGCCACGCTGGGCGGCTGGCAGACGGTCTACTGGGTGGCAGCCGGACTAATGATTATCATGGCTCTGGCATTGTGGCGGGGGCTTCCGACGCTTAAGCAAGAAAATCATCTTAATTATCCGCAGATCCTCGGCTCGATTTTTTCCCTTTTTTTCGGCAATAAGCTGCTGCGTACTCGTGCCCTGCTGGGCTGCCTGAGCTTTGCTAATTTCAGTATCCTGTGGACCTCAATGGCCTTTTTACTGGCTTCACCGCCGTTTAACTATTCGGAAGGCGTAATTGGGCTGTTCGGCCTGGCGGGGGCCGCGGGCGCATTGGGCGCTCGACCGGCGGGTAGCCTTGCGGACAGCGGAAAATCACACCTGACGACTACCGCTGGACTTCTTCTGCTCCTGGTATCGTGGGCGGCAATCTGGTTTGGTCAGGCATCAGTGCTGGCGCTAATTGTTGGTATTCTGATCCTTGACCTGGCCGTTCAGGCGGTGCATATCACTAACCAAACCGTGATTTATCGCGTGCTGCCAGAAGCGCGTAATCGTCTGACGGCGGGCTATATGACCAGCTATTTTATTGGCGGCGCGGCGGGTTCGCTTATCTCCGCTGCCGCCTGGCAACATGCTGGCTGGGCAGGCGTTTGTGGCGTGGGGGCGATTTTCGCGGTTCTTAATCTGCTGGTCTGGTGGCGCGGGGCATCCCACTGACGTACCAGAGTTCATTTTATAAGCCGGGATAAGAGGCGGCTCCCCTGCACGAGATAAAACAACGCTCGTACAGGGGAAACCATGAGCGTATATATAATCACCACATATCAATTTAAGTAATTAATACATTTACTTTATTTGTCACTATCGTTACTATACCGGCTGAAACTAATGAGGTCATGCCATATGGATAGTTCGTTTACCCCTATTGAACAAATGCTAAAATTTCGCGCCAGCCGCTATGAAGAATTTCCTTTTAAGGAAGTCCTGCTGACCCGCCTGTGTATGCACATGCAGGGAAAATTGCTTGAAAATCGCAATAAGATGCTAAAAGCACAGGGAATTAACGAAACATTATTTATGGCGTTAATCACGCTTGAGTCGCAGGAAGATCACAGTATCCAGCCCTCAGAATTGAGCTGTGCATTAGGATCTTCTCGTACGAATGCGACTCGTATCGCTGATGAGCTGGAAAAACGCGGCTGGATCGAACGTCGCGAGAGCGATAACGATCGCCGTTGTTTACATCTGCAACTGACTGAAAAAGGCCATCAGTTTTTACGCGAGGTTCTGCCACCTCAGCATCAGTGCCTGCACACCCTGTGGTCAGCGCTCAATACCAGCGAAAAAGAGCAGCTGGAGCAGATCACACGTAAGCTTCTAACCCGCCTTGATCAGATGGATGAAGATGGCGCAATTCTTGAGGCATTGCGCTAACGTTTCATCCCTCTCATACATACTGATAGTGAAAAAATTGACAGGCCAGCAGGCAAGAACTGCTGGCCTGTCTTACCAACTGGTCGGCGTAAGCTGAGATGAAATAACAAGATCGTGGAGAATCACATGAGCGAAAATGCGGAGATTCAAACCCCGCAGCAACCGGTTAATAAGAAGAAGGGCAAGCGTAAACGCCTCCTTCTGCTGTTGACCCTGCTCTTTGTTATTATTGCTGTGGTATGGGGAATTTACTGGTTTTTAGTGCTGCGTCATTTTGAAGAAACGGACGATGCTTACGTTGCAGGGAATCAAGTGCAGATTATGGCGCAGGTCTCTGGTAGCGTGACCAAAGTCTGGGCTGACAATACCGACTTTGTGCAAAAGGGTGATGTTCTGGTCACCCTCGATCAGACGGATGCGCAACAGGCGTTTGAAAAAGCGCAAACCGGACTGGCTTCAAGCGTACGTCAGACGCGTCAGCAAATGATCAATAGCCAGCAGTTACAGGCCAATATTAACGTTCAGAAAACCGCCCTTTCTCAGGCGCAGACCGACCTCAACCGCCGGGTACCGCTGGGTTCTGCGAACCTGATTGGTCGTGAAGAGTTGCAGCATGCGCGCGATGCCGTAGCCAGCGCACAGGCCAAACTGGATGTCGCTATTCAGCAATATAATGCAAATCAGGCCATCATCCTCGGCACCCGCCTTGAAGATCAGCCGGCGGTGAAACAAGCCGCGACTGAAGTTCGTAATGCCTGGCTTGCTCTGCAAAGAACTAAAATTGTCAGTCCGATGACGGGCTACGTCTCTCGCCGCTCGGTGCAGCCTGGCGCACAGATAAGCCCGACTACGCCGTTAATGGCGGTAGTACCTGCCACTAACTTATGGGTAGACGCCAATTTTAAAGAGACTCAGCTGGCGCATATGCGCATCGGTCAGTCGGTCACGGTTGTGAGCGATATTTACGGCGATGATGTGAAATATACTGGTACGGTAGTCG
The DNA window shown above is from Klebsiella sp. RIT-PI-d and carries:
- the proX gene encoding glycine betaine/L-proline ABC transporter substrate-binding protein ProX, whose translation is MRHSTILATALATLVSTSTFAADLPGKGITVQPIQSTISEESFQTLLVSRALEKLGYTVSKPSEVDYNVGYTSLASGDATFTAVNWQPLHDDMYAAAGGDKKFYREGVFVTGAAQGYLIDRKTAEQYKITNVAQLKDPKIAKIFDTNGDGKADMMGCSPGWGCEAVINHQNKAFDLEKTVDVSHGNYSAMMADTITRFKEGKPILYYTWTPYWVSDVMKPGKDVVWLQVPFSSLPGEQKDIDTKLPNGANYGFPVNTMHIVANKAWAEKNPAAAKLFSLMKLPLADINAQNAMMHDGKASEAEVQGHVDGWIKAHQQQFDGWIKEALAAQK
- the emrA gene encoding multidrug efflux MFS transporter periplasmic adaptor subunit EmrA gives rise to the protein MSENAEIQTPQQPVNKKKGKRKRLLLLLTLLFVIIAVVWGIYWFLVLRHFEETDDAYVAGNQVQIMAQVSGSVTKVWADNTDFVQKGDVLVTLDQTDAQQAFEKAQTGLASSVRQTRQQMINSQQLQANINVQKTALSQAQTDLNRRVPLGSANLIGREELQHARDAVASAQAKLDVAIQQYNANQAIILGTRLEDQPAVKQAATEVRNAWLALQRTKIVSPMTGYVSRRSVQPGAQISPTTPLMAVVPATNLWVDANFKETQLAHMRIGQSVTVVSDIYGDDVKYTGTVVGLDMGTGSAFSLLPAQNATGNWIKVVQRLPVRIELDQKQLTDHPLRIGLSTLVTVDTTNRDGQMLANQVRKDPAYESNAREISLEPVNKLINDIVQANAG
- the proW gene encoding glycine betaine/L-proline ABC transporter permease ProW codes for the protein MADQNNPWETAPAADNAAQSADAWGAPAAPADGGGSADWLTSAPAPAPEHFNIMDPFHKTLIPLDSWVTQGIDWVVTHFRPVFQGIRVPVDYILNGFQQLLLGMPAPVAIIVFTLIAWQISGLGMGVATLVSLIAIGAIGAWSQAMITLALVLTALLFCVILGLPLGIWLARSPRASKIIRPLLDAMQTTPAFVYLVPIVMLFGIGNVPGVVVTIIFALPPIVRLTILGINQVPADLIEASRSFGASPRQMLFKVQLPLAMPTIMAGVNQTLMLALSMVVIASMIAVGGLGQMVLRGIGRLDMGLATVGGVGIVILAIILDRLTQAVGRDSRSRGNRRWYATGPLGLVTRPFIK
- the mprA gene encoding transcriptional repressor MprA; this translates as MDSSFTPIEQMLKFRASRYEEFPFKEVLLTRLCMHMQGKLLENRNKMLKAQGINETLFMALITLESQEDHSIQPSELSCALGSSRTNATRIADELEKRGWIERRESDNDRRCLHLQLTEKGHQFLREVLPPQHQCLHTLWSALNTSEKEQLEQITRKLLTRLDQMDEDGAILEALR
- a CDS encoding MFS transporter codes for the protein MNKTPHGLSPALIALMSLATGMAVASNYYAQPLLDTIARAFTLTPGQAGFIVTAAQLGYAAGLLFLVPLGDMFERRKLIVSMTLLTALGLLITASSHSLATMLLGTALTGLFSVVAQLLVPLAATLAAPEKRGKVVGTIMSGLLLGILLARTVAGLLATLGGWQTVYWVAAGLMIIMALALWRGLPTLKQENHLNYPQILGSIFSLFFGNKLLRTRALLGCLSFANFSILWTSMAFLLASPPFNYSEGVIGLFGLAGAAGALGARPAGSLADSGKSHLTTTAGLLLLLVSWAAIWFGQASVLALIVGILILDLAVQAVHITNQTVIYRVLPEARNRLTAGYMTSYFIGGAAGSLISAAAWQHAGWAGVCGVGAIFAVLNLLVWWRGASH